From Candidatus Nezhaarchaeota archaeon, a single genomic window includes:
- a CDS encoding CBS domain-containing protein encodes MLTLGPRIKVSEVMRAPPPTIPLKATLKEVAEKMWNERVDAVLIVDDEKLVGIVTWVDVAYAASRLGSNAPVSMFMTEKPLTIGGGEAVSEAVRKMRSAKIEHLPVVDEAGRALGLLSIHHIYGLLVNIVEQLLGARD; translated from the coding sequence TTGCTTACGTTAGGCCCGCGCATAAAGGTAAGCGAGGTCATGAGGGCCCCTCCGCCAACAATCCCGCTTAAAGCTACGCTTAAGGAAGTAGCTGAGAAGATGTGGAATGAGAGGGTAGACGCTGTCCTAATCGTCGACGACGAAAAGCTAGTCGGCATAGTTACTTGGGTAGATGTAGCCTACGCAGCTTCTAGGCTAGGCAGCAATGCGCCGGTGAGCATGTTCATGACAGAGAAGCCACTCACGATAGGAGGAGGCGAGGCTGTGAGCGAAGCCGTGAGGAAGATGCGCTCCGCTAAGATAGAGCACCTGCCAGTGGTAGATGAGGCTGGAAGGGCCTTAGGGCTGCTATCGATACACCATATCTATGGCCTACTGGTAAACATCGTCGAGCAGCTGCTTGGAGCTCGTGATTAA
- a CDS encoding alanyl-tRNA editing protein, with the protein MQPGELRRGEGLGLPRPPALPLDEVRTHTALHVVKGAVVKVLGAKWTASVYVSGKHGRLTVQFDRKPTDEEVEAIEKLANRKVEEDVPVKVYTLPREEAERRFGEEMYDLFPVPEHVRELSVVVIEDWNVNACNKQHTATTGQVGRIKLERPRFRASKKMLEIPFNVE; encoded by the coding sequence ATGCAGCCTGGGGAGCTTAGGCGAGGCGAGGGCCTAGGCCTACCTAGGCCTCCGGCACTCCCCTTAGACGAGGTGAGGACGCACACAGCACTCCACGTAGTGAAGGGGGCCGTCGTCAAGGTGCTAGGAGCCAAGTGGACCGCTAGTGTATATGTCAGCGGCAAGCACGGTAGGCTGACTGTGCAGTTCGACCGTAAGCCCACCGACGAAGAGGTGGAGGCGATCGAGAAACTGGCCAACAGGAAGGTTGAGGAGGACGTCCCTGTTAAGGTATATACTCTGCCTAGGGAGGAGGCTGAGCGTAGGTTCGGAGAGGAGATGTACGACCTCTTCCCCGTCCCTGAGCACGTCAGGGAGCTGAGCGTAGTCGTCATAGAAGACTGGAACGTAAACGCGTGTAATAAGCAGCATACAGCCACCACTGGTCAGGTAGGAAGGATTAAGCTAGAGAGGCCCAGGTTTAGGGCGTCTAAAAAGATGCTTGAGATACCTTTCAACGTAGAGTAA
- a CDS encoding acyl-CoA/acyl-ACP dehydrogenase → MLVLSLPPAGCSYAKDMPGFFSEEEKMFRETVREFCQKYIAPRWVEIDEKASIDPLDVPIDLIKKMGEQGLFCIANSDKYGGQGGSYTMAAIAVEEIAYADPAVALAVYALLNNGWPFMLEYLGKEEVCQEVIPRVAKGEAFFGIATTEPQGGSDIAGIRMTATKKGRAYVFNGEKAYISGVGEAFIKLPWGGGFFLVARTAGSPGDHKGLSAFAFIGRRNGKLRSGISPTVYHDIGRCGLTTGGFICNDVELEDVYLLGEEGRGFYYVMEGFNAARIVVSAACIGGSRWLLDQAVQWFHQRRLFGRPIASFQGVNFKFAELYARYEAARYFVYRAARLLDKIYLEKDPSYKPQDLNVPVALAKMEAPETAVDIAEEVMKWYGAYAYTKESPIFRAWLGLFSYVIGAEGAQNIMRYIIARDTIGAEAVRKWWA, encoded by the coding sequence GTGTTAGTTTTGAGCCTGCCTCCAGCGGGCTGTAGCTACGCTAAGGACATGCCCGGCTTCTTTAGCGAAGAGGAGAAGATGTTCAGGGAAACAGTGAGGGAGTTCTGCCAAAAGTACATTGCCCCTAGGTGGGTTGAGATAGACGAAAAGGCTTCGATAGACCCTCTAGACGTTCCAATCGACCTCATTAAGAAGATGGGCGAGCAAGGCCTCTTCTGCATAGCTAATAGCGATAAGTACGGCGGGCAGGGGGGGAGCTACACCATGGCCGCCATAGCCGTCGAGGAGATAGCCTACGCCGACCCAGCCGTAGCGCTCGCTGTGTACGCGCTGCTTAACAACGGCTGGCCCTTCATGCTCGAGTACCTTGGCAAAGAGGAGGTGTGCCAAGAGGTAATCCCCAGGGTGGCTAAGGGAGAAGCCTTCTTCGGCATAGCCACCACTGAGCCTCAGGGGGGCAGCGACATTGCTGGGATAAGGATGACGGCTACTAAGAAGGGGAGGGCCTACGTATTTAACGGCGAAAAGGCATATATAAGCGGCGTCGGCGAAGCCTTCATTAAGCTCCCTTGGGGAGGAGGCTTCTTCCTAGTGGCTAGGACAGCTGGGTCCCCAGGGGATCATAAGGGCCTCTCCGCCTTCGCCTTCATAGGCAGGAGGAACGGTAAGCTGAGGAGCGGGATAAGCCCGACGGTGTACCACGACATAGGTAGGTGCGGCTTAACTACTGGCGGCTTCATATGCAACGACGTAGAGCTTGAGGACGTGTACTTGCTAGGTGAGGAGGGCAGGGGCTTCTACTACGTCATGGAGGGCTTCAACGCAGCTAGGATAGTCGTATCCGCCGCCTGTATAGGCGGCTCCCGCTGGCTGCTCGATCAAGCGGTCCAGTGGTTCCATCAGCGCAGGCTCTTCGGGAGGCCCATCGCCAGCTTCCAGGGAGTGAACTTCAAGTTCGCTGAGCTCTACGCGCGCTATGAAGCAGCCAGGTACTTCGTGTATAGGGCAGCTAGGCTCCTAGACAAAATATACCTTGAGAAGGACCCATCCTACAAGCCGCAGGACCTAAACGTGCCCGTCGCCCTCGCCAAGATGGAGGCCCCTGAAACGGCCGTCGACATAGCCGAGGAGGTAATGAAGTGGTACGGTGCCTACGCGTACACTAAGGAGTCTCCTATCTTCAGGGCTTGGCTAGGCCTATTCAGCTACGTCATAGGCGCTGAGGGCGCCCAGAACATCATGAGGTACATCATAGCCAGGGACACCATAGGCGCTGAAGCAGTTAGAAAGTGGTGGGCCTAG